The following proteins come from a genomic window of Ochotona princeps isolate mOchPri1 chromosome 14, mOchPri1.hap1, whole genome shotgun sequence:
- the LOC101533362 gene encoding olfactory receptor 1361-like, protein MDIRNQTIVSGFLLLGFLKLPEQQPLLFGLFLSMHLVTVLGNLLIILAIGSDPHLHTPMYFFLANLSFIDTCFTCTIVPKVLFNMHTHDHTISYAGCLTQMFFFMVLALLDDFLLAVMAYDRYVAICLPLHYTMIMDPRRCLLLLATSWLCSTSLAFSLALLMTQFSFCASHSITHFFCDVLPLLKLACSDTHAFQVIMFSEATLSGVVPLTCILISYAHIMHTILRIPSARGKHRVFSTCGSHLTVVTLFYGTVFLVYFQPSSSYSAGTGMVASVVYTVVTPMLNPFIYSLRNKDMKQALWRLVGLGKYSGKAQL, encoded by the coding sequence atggataTTAGAAACCAAACCATTGTCTCTGGTTTCCTGCTCCTGGGCTTCTTGAAGCTCCCAGAGCAGCAGCCTCTGCTGTTTGGCCTCTTCCTCAGCATGCATCTGGTCACTGTGTTGGGAAATCTGCTCATCATCCTGGCCATTGGCTCAGACCCTcacctccacacacccatgtacttcttcctggcCAACCTCTCTTTCATCGACACCTGTTTCACTTGCACCATTGTCCCCAAGGTGCTGTTCAACATGCACACCCACGATCACACCATCTCCTACGCTGGGTGTCTCACACAGATGTTCTTCTTCATGGTGTTGGCGCTACTGGATGACTTTCTGCTGGCTGTCATGGCCTATGatcgctatgtggccatctgccTTCCTCTCCACTACACCATGATCATGGATCCCCGtcgctgcctgctgctgctggccacgtcctggctctgctccactAGCTTGGCCTTTTCACTTGCACTCCTGATGACTCAGTTCTCCTTCTGCGCCTCCCATTCCATCACACACTTCTTCTGTGATGTTCTCCCACTCCTCAAGCTTGCCTGCTCGGACACCCATGCCTTTCAGGTCATCATGTTCTCTGAAGCTACACTCTCAGGTGTGGTCCCACTCACATGCATCCTGATCTCTTACGCCCACATCATGCACACCATCCTCAGGATCCCCTCTGCTCGAGGGAAGCACAGAGtcttctccacctgtggctctcACCTGACAGTGGTCACTCTCTTCTATGGAACCGTCTTTCTGGTGTATTTCCAGCCTTCATCCTCCTACTCAGCAGGCACTGGAATGGTGGCCTCTGTAGTGTACACAgtggtcacccccatgctgaacccctttATCTACAGTCTGAGGAACAAGGATATGAAACAGGCTTTGTGGAGACTCGTTGGCTTAGGAAAATACTCTGGAAAGGCACAGCTCTAA